From a single Oreochromis niloticus isolate F11D_XX linkage group LG4, O_niloticus_UMD_NMBU, whole genome shotgun sequence genomic region:
- the LOC100699319 gene encoding somatostatin receptor type 5 translates to MEDYSGIFENVNISSTYNFTADSFSNTTMLLPFNKVIVIIHTIVFIVGFLGNTLAIYVMARYAKMNTATNIYILNLAVADELYILGIPFIGTNSVLSYWPFGEAVCKISMTADAMSQFASTFSLTLMSIDRFLFVVYPVRSVKWRKPRLAKITSCIVWVVSFLIVLPVIIFSSVQEDFKTCNMSWPEPHDVWSAVFILYTSILSFFGPLIVVCLCYLFIVIKVRSARERAGLTRRRKSERKVTRMVVIIVLVFVLCWLPFYTTNIVNLIHIIPEHSMDIYFSVVILTYVNSCANPFLYAFLSKNFKESFQKVLCFQKANVARAAQVLQGRQNDTKSVQLKDLRTADSEPLNTKNVVNGQ, encoded by the exons ATGGAGGACTACAGTGGGATATTTGAAAATGTCAACATCTCTTCCACTTACAACTTTACTGCTGACAGTTTCTCAAACACCACCATGCTGCTACCATTTAACAAGGTCATCGTCATCATCCACACCATCGTCTTCATCGTGGGTTTTCTGGGTAACACACTGGCCATCTACGTGATGGCCCGCTATGCAAAAATGAACACAGCAACCAACATTTACATCCTGAACTTAGCTGTGGCAGATGAACTCTACATTCTGGGGATTCCCTTCATAGGGACCAATAGCGTGCTTTCCTATTGGCCATTTGGAGAAGCTGTCTGCAAGATCAGCATGACTGCTGATGCTATGAGCCAGTTTGCATCCACCTTTTCCCTGACACTGATGAGCATCGATCGCTTCCTTTTCGTGGTTTATCCTGTTCGCAGTGTTAAATGGCGGAAACCAAGGTTGGCGAAGATAACTAGTTGCATAGTCTGGGTTGTGTCATTCCTGATTGTTCTGCCAGTCATCATCTTCTCAAGTGTACAGGAGGACTTTAAGACCTGCAACATGAGCTGGCCTGAACCACATGATGTGTGGTCTGCTGTCTTCATCCTCTACACCTCTATCCTGAGCTTCTTTGGTCCTCTGATTGTTGTCTGCCTCTGCTACCTCTTCATTGTCATTAAG GTGAGGTCAGCACGTGAACGTGCAGGCCTGACTAGGCGGCGCAAATCCGAGCGCAAGGTGACACGCATGGTGGTCATCATCGTGCTGGTCTTTGTACTTTGTTGGCTTCCCTTTTACACCACCAACATTGTCAACCTGATTCATATCATCCCTGAACACAGTATGGACATTTACTTTTCCGTGGTCATCCTCACCTACGTCAACTCCTGTGCCAACCCGTTTCTTTATGCTTTCCTCTCCAAAAACTTCAAAGAGAGCTTCCAGAAGGTGCTCTGCTTTCAGAAAGCAAATGTTGCCAGAGCTGCACAAGTGCTGCAGGGTAGACAGAATGATACCAAG TCCGTCCAGCTGAAGGATCTCAGGACCGCTGACAGTGAGCCTCTCAATACAAAAAATGTGGTGAACGGCCAATGA